Proteins found in one Vallitalea guaymasensis genomic segment:
- a CDS encoding IS256 family transposase: MANNLITKEQAQSIIENNDIKTPQDIMGALKNMFRDVIQEMLENEMDETLGYERYDHDQPKSNYRNGYSQKKVRSSLGEIDIDVPRDRNADFEPKIVPKRKKDISDIEKQIISLYARGMSTRDIHEQMNELYGINVSADMVSRITDKLIPTIKEWQGRPLEPIYPFVFMDAIHFKVRTEGRVINRAAYVIIGVNLDGMKDVLGIWIGENESSKFWLNILNQLSSRGVKDVLIFSVDGLSGMKEAIQTVYPRAEIQRCIIHQLRNSFKFVSYKDYKEFTRDFKEVYRASSEDLALLKLDELEDKWGAKYPHALTSWRKNWDVLCPFFKFPDDIRRIMYTTNVIENLNRQYRKVTKSKCIFPTDTSLQKMLFLATDKATKKWTQRYRGWDKILNQLTILYNERITPYIG, translated from the coding sequence ATGGCAAATAATCTTATTACTAAAGAACAAGCACAATCAATAATTGAAAACAATGATATCAAAACTCCACAAGATATTATGGGTGCTCTAAAAAATATGTTTAGGGATGTTATTCAAGAAATGCTTGAAAACGAGATGGATGAAACTCTAGGCTACGAACGTTACGATCATGACCAACCTAAATCCAACTATCGAAATGGTTATTCTCAAAAGAAAGTTCGTTCTTCTCTAGGTGAAATAGATATTGATGTGCCTAGAGACCGAAATGCTGATTTTGAACCTAAGATTGTTCCTAAACGGAAAAAAGATATTTCAGATATTGAGAAACAAATCATAAGTCTCTATGCTCGTGGTATGTCCACAAGAGATATTCATGAACAAATGAATGAACTCTATGGAATAAATGTTTCGGCAGATATGGTAAGTAGAATAACGGATAAGCTAATACCAACAATTAAAGAATGGCAAGGAAGACCCTTAGAACCTATATACCCTTTTGTTTTTATGGATGCAATTCACTTTAAAGTAAGAACCGAAGGACGCGTTATCAATCGAGCAGCTTATGTGATCATTGGTGTTAACCTAGATGGTATGAAGGATGTATTAGGTATCTGGATAGGTGAAAACGAGAGCTCTAAATTCTGGTTAAACATTCTTAATCAATTATCTTCACGAGGAGTTAAAGATGTCCTTATCTTCTCTGTAGATGGGCTTTCTGGTATGAAAGAAGCTATCCAAACAGTTTATCCACGAGCAGAAATACAGCGTTGTATCATACATCAATTAAGAAATTCATTCAAGTTTGTATCCTATAAAGATTACAAAGAATTTACAAGAGATTTCAAAGAGGTTTATCGTGCTTCATCAGAAGATTTAGCTTTATTAAAGCTTGATGAATTAGAAGATAAATGGGGAGCTAAATATCCTCATGCGTTAACGAGTTGGAGAAAAAATTGGGATGTATTGTGTCCATTTTTTAAATTCCCAGATGACATCAGGCGTATTATGTATACAACAAATGTTATTGAAAATCTTAATAGGCAATATCGTAAAGTAACAAAGAGCAAATGTATTTTTCCAACAGATACATCCTTACAAAAAATGCTTTTTTTAGCTACAGATAAAGCTACAAAAAAATGGACACAAAGGTATCGAGGTTGGGATAAAATACTCAATCAATTAACCATTTTATATAATGAACGTATAACACCTTACATTGGCTAA
- a CDS encoding DeoR/GlpR family DNA-binding transcription regulator has product MLAEERYKIILDLLEKNNSVKSSYLIELFGVSVETVRRDLEHLEKEGFLHRVHGGAMLDQINPKSIDFKIREKSHNQEKVNIAQNAMGFISEESVIALDNGTTTLEIAKLLKNKYKKLTILTNSILVVEELVNEPDYTIILLGGIVNTKDKSLKGELVENYINLFHIDICFISVSGISLKEGATEFEIDTIPIQKRLIERSGKKILLADSSKFGVVSLLKVCDLNDVDHIITDSNLKEAIYERYKAKGIDVIK; this is encoded by the coding sequence TTGTTAGCAGAAGAAAGATATAAAATTATACTAGACCTATTAGAAAAAAATAATTCCGTAAAATCTTCTTATTTAATAGAACTTTTTGGTGTTTCAGTTGAAACAGTAAGAAGAGATCTAGAACATTTAGAAAAAGAAGGTTTTCTACATCGTGTACATGGTGGTGCAATGCTGGACCAGATAAACCCAAAATCAATAGACTTTAAAATAAGGGAAAAAAGCCATAACCAAGAAAAAGTAAATATAGCCCAAAATGCAATGGGATTTATATCTGAAGAATCTGTAATAGCTCTTGATAATGGAACTACAACGTTAGAAATAGCAAAACTTCTAAAAAACAAATACAAGAAATTGACTATACTGACCAATTCCATATTGGTAGTTGAAGAATTAGTAAATGAACCGGATTATACAATAATACTGCTAGGTGGTATTGTTAATACTAAGGACAAGTCTCTGAAGGGTGAGCTTGTAGAGAATTATATCAATCTATTTCATATAGATATATGTTTTATAAGTGTAAGCGGAATATCTTTAAAAGAAGGAGCAACAGAATTTGAGATTGATACCATTCCAATACAGAAAAGGCTTATTGAGCGTTCTGGCAAGAAGATACTACTAGCTGATAGCAGTAAATTTGGAGTTGTATCCTTATTGAAAGTATGTGATCTCAATGATGTAGATCATATCATAACTGACTCCAATCTAAAAGAAGCAATTTATGAAAGATATAAAGCAAAAGGAATAGATGTAATTAAATAG
- the sfsA gene encoding DNA/RNA nuclease SfsA — protein sequence MIYEDIVEGVFLERPNRFIAKVLIDGNPETVHVKNTGRCKEILTEGTKIFLQKSNNPNRKTKYSLISAYKKDMLINIDSQVPNEVVHEAIIQNKLPELIDLNYVKREQKYKNSRFDIYFERGNKKGFIEVKGVTLEKDGLSMFPDAPTKRGTKHLEELIDAIANGYEGYLFLLIQMNDIHKFTPNYITDETFAKTLMKANDAGVKILCYNSLVTRNEITIGKKAEVLL from the coding sequence ATGATCTATGAAGATATAGTAGAAGGAGTTTTTCTTGAACGTCCCAACAGATTCATTGCAAAAGTACTGATAGATGGTAATCCAGAAACAGTTCATGTGAAAAATACAGGACGATGCAAGGAAATACTTACTGAGGGAACCAAGATATTTTTACAAAAAAGCAATAATCCAAATAGGAAAACAAAATATTCGTTAATAAGTGCTTACAAAAAGGATATGCTCATAAATATTGATTCACAGGTACCAAATGAAGTTGTACATGAAGCAATTATTCAAAATAAGTTACCAGAACTAATTGATCTTAACTATGTAAAAAGAGAACAAAAATATAAGAATTCTAGATTTGATATATATTTTGAAAGAGGTAATAAGAAGGGTTTTATAGAAGTAAAAGGTGTCACATTAGAAAAGGATGGGTTATCAATGTTTCCAGATGCTCCTACAAAAAGAGGTACCAAACATTTGGAGGAATTAATTGATGCTATTGCAAATGGATATGAAGGATACTTGTTCTTGTTGATACAGATGAATGATATACATAAATTTACGCCTAATTACATAACAGATGAAACATTTGCAAAAACTTTAATGAAAGCTAATGATGCAGGAGTTAAAATATTATGTTATAATTCATTAGTGACAAGGAATGAAATTACGATAGGAAAGAAAGCTGAAGTATTATTATAG
- a CDS encoding PHP domain-containing protein, with product MKEELRFFEVTPKIILADTTAEIEIKPLAKYATFDSDTDIEVAYYPLEHFSTIGEYNYQEKYMVRAKDGVIQLTQYFIGEQEHIIKITDTATKKSYTFNFYSVRADLFDRIPYKGDLHMHSHHSDGKESPGFVTASCRKIGFDFMALTDHGKYYPSIECQETYKDIDLDILIARGEEVHPENNNVHIINFGGDFSVNEYMQDNKDEYYKEVKEIEKTINLDDEHAKYECASSMWCFDKIREGGGLSIFCHPYWLIDSGYYISNSVIDFMYDNQPYDANEVVGGYHPFEFSSNTLQIARYYEERAKGKKVPIVGVSDAHGCENKDLFGWFYTIVFAPSNEQPDIIKSIKDLYSVGVEFPAGETVRPVGPFRLVKYALFLIREVFPLHDELCYEEGQLMLKHISGDENAKVRLNSLKGQVSNLYNKLFSK from the coding sequence ATGAAAGAAGAATTACGTTTTTTTGAGGTTACGCCTAAGATTATACTTGCTGATACAACTGCTGAAATTGAAATCAAACCATTAGCAAAATATGCGACTTTTGATTCTGATACCGATATTGAAGTCGCTTATTATCCTTTAGAACATTTTTCTACCATTGGTGAATATAACTATCAAGAAAAGTATATGGTCCGAGCAAAAGATGGTGTTATTCAACTGACTCAATATTTTATAGGAGAGCAAGAACATATAATTAAAATTACTGATACTGCAACCAAGAAATCATATACTTTCAATTTCTACTCTGTCAGAGCAGACTTATTTGATAGAATACCTTATAAAGGTGACTTACATATGCATAGCCATCACTCCGATGGCAAGGAATCTCCTGGATTCGTAACTGCTTCTTGTAGAAAAATAGGATTTGATTTTATGGCATTAACCGACCACGGGAAATATTATCCATCCATAGAATGCCAAGAGACTTATAAAGATATTGATCTTGATATACTAATAGCTAGAGGCGAAGAAGTACATCCAGAGAATAACAACGTTCATATTATTAATTTTGGTGGGGATTTCAGTGTAAATGAATATATGCAAGATAATAAAGATGAATATTATAAAGAAGTAAAAGAAATTGAAAAAACAATAAATCTTGATGACGAACATGCAAAATATGAATGTGCTTCAAGCATGTGGTGCTTTGATAAGATTAGAGAAGGTGGGGGATTATCTATATTCTGTCATCCATATTGGTTGATTGATTCGGGTTACTATATCTCTAATTCTGTAATTGACTTTATGTATGATAATCAGCCTTATGATGCCAATGAAGTTGTAGGGGGATATCATCCATTTGAATTTTCATCAAATACTTTACAGATCGCTAGGTATTACGAAGAACGAGCAAAGGGTAAAAAAGTACCCATAGTAGGTGTAAGTGATGCACATGGCTGTGAGAACAAAGACCTGTTCGGCTGGTTCTATACTATAGTTTTTGCACCTTCTAATGAACAACCAGATATAATCAAAAGCATTAAAGATCTATATAGTGTAGGTGTGGAGTTCCCTGCTGGAGAGACTGTTAGACCAGTTGGACCTTTCCGTCTTGTAAAATACGCTCTATTCCTCATTAGAGAGGTTTTTCCACTACATGATGAACTTTGCTATGAAGAGGGACAATTAATGCTAAAACATATATCAGGTGATGAAAATGCCAAGGTTAGGTTAAATAGTCTAAAAGGTCAAGTGAGTAACCTATACAATAAACTATTTTCAAAATAA
- a CDS encoding MFS transporter: MTKLSKSQIRIFILCWVAYASIYFGRVNLSVAIPQIQDTFGWSKGSMGLIGSLFYWVYGFGQLINGQIGDRISTRRIVFFGLITTAICNICFGFSTTYIFMMVLWIINAYAQSTLWGPIVKSITNWYEPKKRSSVSIGISTSMVGGYILAWGGSGLIIAKSHWNLVFWVPGIIILIYSIIWFSFFRDTPKEASKYISDEPTEGATVKDNKYSLLQVIIESKLIYIVLACFVQGIIKDSIALWAPTLFMETQNLDITETTQFIIFIPVMNLLGMMFASFLNKKLKHKEKRTIYILFLISIFMIIGFVKLGSYNIIIALIFLGLTSAVMYGANTLLLGVIPLHFAKYNKTSSIAGFLDFCSYLAAGFAAFITGALVDRFSWNGVMIFWIVCLVVGIFALLMSLKCDKIAVKMEKVTDNTYLID; this comes from the coding sequence ATGACTAAATTAAGTAAATCACAAATAAGAATATTTATATTATGTTGGGTTGCGTATGCTAGTATATACTTTGGAAGGGTTAACCTATCAGTAGCCATTCCTCAGATTCAAGATACTTTTGGTTGGTCAAAAGGGTCCATGGGGTTAATCGGTAGTCTATTTTATTGGGTGTACGGTTTTGGACAACTTATCAATGGACAAATAGGAGATAGGATATCAACTAGAAGAATAGTCTTTTTTGGATTAATCACTACAGCTATATGCAATATATGTTTTGGATTCAGTACTACATATATATTTATGATGGTTTTATGGATTATAAATGCATATGCCCAGTCAACTCTATGGGGACCCATAGTAAAATCTATAACCAATTGGTATGAACCTAAAAAAAGAAGTTCTGTTTCAATAGGTATCTCAACTTCAATGGTAGGAGGTTATATACTAGCCTGGGGAGGTTCAGGACTTATTATTGCAAAATCCCATTGGAATCTTGTTTTTTGGGTACCAGGTATTATCATACTTATATATTCAATAATATGGTTCTCGTTTTTTAGAGATACACCAAAAGAAGCCAGTAAGTATATATCTGATGAGCCTACTGAAGGGGCAACTGTAAAAGACAATAAATACAGTCTATTACAAGTCATAATAGAATCCAAATTAATATACATAGTATTAGCTTGTTTTGTGCAAGGAATAATAAAAGATTCTATTGCATTATGGGCACCAACTCTATTCATGGAAACTCAGAATCTGGACATTACTGAAACCACTCAATTCATTATATTCATACCTGTGATGAATCTATTGGGTATGATGTTTGCGAGTTTCCTGAATAAAAAATTGAAGCACAAAGAAAAAAGGACAATATATATTTTGTTTTTGATAAGTATATTCATGATAATAGGGTTTGTGAAATTAGGTTCCTACAATATAATAATCGCTCTTATATTTTTAGGTTTGACATCTGCGGTTATGTATGGAGCCAATACTTTATTGCTTGGTGTAATTCCATTACATTTTGCAAAATATAATAAAACATCTTCTATAGCTGGATTTCTGGATTTCTGTTCCTACCTTGCAGCAGGGTTTGCTGCATTTATTACAGGTGCTTTAGTGGATAGATTCAGTTGGAATGGTGTTATGATTTTTTGGATAGTTTGCTTAGTTGTTGGAATATTTGCTTTGCTTATGAGCCTTAAGTGTGATAAAATAGCAGTGAAAATGGAAAAAGTAACAGATAATACATATTTAATTGATTAG
- a CDS encoding helix-turn-helix domain-containing protein, translated as MKDVKDDSMYLNIIAKLTNANKDYSTYTIQPQYGKGTYIIVKIIPGFSLAFNNFSMNENMLNIIDRYQHFSEPILKINYCLKGKMLAFDKKGKICASGKGSTAYYEGIENICKFSHFDEYESISLFGYTNQITNIFQQVFHMDKSILRGFCNQINEEDNYTVIKNDLTTIGLLNDIKDNFSNGDIDSLRIRAIELFMYELKNFKTNKERKELYYSRTVVEKVEKIEKYISENLDEKLTIDYLCNEFNISMDTLKRCFKQVYSTSIYAYIKKSRLEKGKELLVSSEKSITEIALNCGYNNHHSFSKAFKDHYKITPRETRKVYVIGG; from the coding sequence ATGAAGGATGTTAAAGACGATTCTATGTATCTTAATATAATAGCTAAACTGACAAATGCTAATAAAGATTATTCTACATATACAATTCAACCTCAATATGGAAAAGGAACATATATAATTGTAAAAATTATACCTGGGTTTAGTTTGGCATTCAATAATTTTAGTATGAATGAAAATATGTTAAACATAATAGATAGATATCAACATTTTTCAGAGCCTATTCTTAAGATAAATTATTGTTTAAAAGGGAAAATGCTTGCATTCGATAAGAAAGGCAAAATCTGTGCATCAGGAAAAGGCAGTACTGCATATTATGAAGGCATTGAGAATATATGCAAGTTTAGTCATTTTGATGAATATGAGAGTATATCACTATTTGGTTATACCAATCAAATAACTAATATTTTTCAACAGGTGTTTCATATGGATAAAAGTATTTTAAGAGGTTTTTGTAATCAGATAAATGAAGAAGATAACTATACAGTAATTAAAAATGATTTAACAACTATAGGTTTACTTAATGATATCAAAGATAATTTCAGCAACGGTGATATAGATAGTCTAAGAATTAGAGCTATAGAATTATTCATGTATGAATTGAAAAACTTTAAGACCAACAAAGAACGAAAAGAATTGTACTATAGTAGAACAGTAGTTGAGAAAGTAGAAAAAATAGAAAAATATATAAGTGAGAATCTGGATGAAAAGCTTACAATTGATTATTTGTGTAATGAGTTCAATATCTCGATGGATACCTTGAAGCGTTGTTTCAAGCAAGTATATTCAACTAGTATATATGCTTATATTAAGAAATCAAGACTTGAAAAAGGAAAAGAATTATTGGTTAGTAGTGAAAAGAGTATAACTGAAATAGCATTGAATTGTGGTTATAACAATCATCATAGTTTTAGTAAAGCATTCAAAGACCATTATAAAATAACTCCAAGAGAGACTCGTAAAGTTTATGTTATAGGTGGGTGA
- a CDS encoding TIGR04066 family peptide maturation system protein, with product MKEAILFPYDISNIHLLMHQDMLSDFRISGVVSPNSWGYADEDAGRILGIDTGYMVRSSFEGLIDQCECVLFCESYLELPYESFLKEYIEYIAQKGKKLIFLGEYEQHCEEIKDIAKHYNAEYEFIIKKDDKKYEEMYCYKMKDIPVPIITVIGTNERTNKFDTQLSVGKFFREQGYKVLQIGTKGYSNIFDMIAYPKFMYNQELSTTNRIQQFNYYIHSLCIEQKPDVVILGVPGAAFPMDNKFHNNFGFHNYLVSNAILSDYTICSIPYEDYKEDYFNYLSTHIKYKYGYNINCFIIANQAIKWDETDNSEKIQYLTLDKETMNRKCRHYLDKNYPVFNIFDSKLNTMLTHSILDELYSNSDEELM from the coding sequence ATGAAAGAGGCAATTTTATTTCCATATGACATATCTAATATACATCTATTAATGCATCAAGATATGTTAAGTGATTTTAGGATTTCTGGAGTAGTATCCCCTAATTCTTGGGGATATGCTGATGAAGATGCTGGAAGGATATTAGGGATAGATACAGGATACATGGTTAGGTCTTCTTTTGAAGGTCTTATAGATCAATGTGAATGTGTCTTGTTTTGTGAATCTTATCTTGAATTACCATATGAATCATTTCTAAAAGAGTATATTGAATATATAGCTCAAAAGGGTAAAAAACTCATTTTTTTAGGTGAATATGAACAACATTGTGAAGAAATAAAAGATATAGCTAAACACTACAATGCAGAATATGAATTTATTATTAAAAAAGATGATAAGAAATATGAAGAAATGTATTGTTACAAGATGAAAGATATTCCAGTACCCATAATAACAGTTATTGGAACTAATGAAAGAACAAATAAATTTGATACACAATTATCTGTTGGAAAGTTTTTCAGAGAACAAGGATATAAAGTTTTACAAATCGGGACTAAGGGATATAGCAATATATTTGATATGATAGCATATCCAAAATTTATGTATAACCAAGAATTAAGTACAACTAATAGAATCCAACAGTTTAACTATTACATACATTCATTATGCATTGAACAAAAACCAGATGTTGTAATATTAGGAGTACCTGGAGCTGCTTTCCCTATGGATAACAAATTCCATAATAATTTTGGCTTTCACAATTACTTAGTTTCCAATGCTATATTATCTGATTATACGATCTGTAGTATACCTTATGAAGATTATAAAGAAGATTATTTTAATTATCTTAGTACCCATATTAAGTACAAGTATGGATATAATATCAATTGTTTTATTATTGCTAACCAAGCAATTAAGTGGGATGAAACAGATAATAGTGAAAAAATACAATATTTAACTCTTGATAAAGAGACAATGAATCGTAAGTGTAGACATTATTTAGATAAGAATTATCCAGTATTTAATATATTTGATAGTAAACTAAATACTATGTTAACTCATTCTATTCTTGATGAGCTTTATAGTAATAGTGATGAAGAATTAATGTAG
- a CDS encoding transcription repressor NadR, with translation MEGLERRNNIKKLLTESVEPITGSRLAKTFSVSRQVIVQDIALLRAKGCKIISTSNGYMIYESKKEYTKLLAVKHTKEDIREELETIVDFGATIVNVMVIHPVYGEITANLMLSSRKHIDDFIKKLQKDESIPLMRLKNGEHYHLIKANNSKTLELVEKELEKKGFLI, from the coding sequence ATGGAAGGACTAGAAAGAAGAAATAATATCAAAAAACTTTTAACTGAAAGTGTTGAACCAATAACAGGCTCTAGATTAGCCAAAACTTTTTCAGTTAGCCGTCAAGTAATTGTGCAGGATATAGCATTACTTAGAGCCAAAGGTTGTAAAATCATATCTACATCCAATGGTTATATGATATATGAAAGTAAAAAAGAATATACGAAATTATTAGCTGTAAAACATACAAAAGAAGACATAAGGGAAGAACTGGAAACCATAGTTGATTTTGGTGCTACTATAGTCAATGTGATGGTTATTCATCCCGTATATGGTGAAATAACTGCTAACCTTATGCTATCATCAAGAAAGCATATAGATGATTTTATCAAAAAACTTCAAAAAGATGAATCAATTCCTCTTATGAGATTAAAAAATGGTGAGCATTATCATTTGATAAAAGCTAATAATAGCAAGACACTGGAATTAGTTGAAAAGGAACTTGAAAAAAAAGGATTTTTAATATAA
- a CDS encoding MATE family efflux transporter, translating to MIKLQEKINDKDKQKQMILSENLWKVMLKISWPAVLAMVLYGLNTVFDAIFVGQFVGEDALAGVSIAYPLSQVTLGFGSLIGVGAGSALSIALGSDDKNYQKKILGNVNYLSIVISVLYIIFAMLLSTPLVRVMGGTGDTLTIGRTYFQITVIGSLFWVYGLAGNMIVRAEGKMKSAAVMMGVGLVVNIIANYILIVILDMGVAGAAWGTNLGMLVYTIAGLVYFAKGKASFEGHPFKIRRDKHIIKDIFNMGIPSLIMTVMSLVQAVVVFNALSRYGTTYDLALYGAIYRIFTLLMTPIFGLMRALQPVIGINYGAKQNMRVIKSFKIFAVGSTLMMLPFWLIIMIIPQAPLGLMFPNRIFDTTSLNYFRTFMILLPILPIIFMAMTFYPAINRGKPAAVIGIVRQLIFYVPVMLILPRFYGIGWVYYGSVLIDVIITLWACMLLAKDFRVLRKDMRLAYET from the coding sequence GTGATTAAATTGCAGGAAAAAATAAATGATAAAGATAAGCAAAAACAGATGATACTTTCTGAAAATCTTTGGAAGGTTATGCTGAAAATATCTTGGCCTGCTGTATTAGCAATGGTATTATACGGACTCAATACAGTATTTGATGCCATTTTTGTAGGACAGTTTGTAGGAGAAGATGCTTTAGCTGGAGTTTCAATAGCCTATCCTTTATCACAAGTAACTCTAGGATTTGGTTCTTTGATAGGTGTTGGAGCTGGTTCGGCACTGAGTATTGCACTAGGCTCAGACGACAAAAATTATCAGAAAAAAATATTGGGTAACGTAAACTATCTGTCAATAGTAATAAGTGTTTTATACATAATATTTGCTATGTTATTATCTACTCCTCTAGTACGAGTTATGGGTGGTACAGGTGATACATTAACTATAGGTAGAACCTATTTCCAAATAACTGTAATCGGTTCTTTGTTCTGGGTATATGGTTTAGCTGGTAACATGATAGTACGTGCTGAAGGAAAGATGAAATCTGCTGCTGTTATGATGGGAGTTGGACTTGTAGTCAATATAATAGCTAATTACATTTTGATTGTTATTTTAGATATGGGAGTTGCAGGAGCTGCATGGGGAACCAATCTAGGTATGTTGGTATATACCATTGCAGGACTTGTCTATTTTGCAAAAGGCAAGGCATCCTTTGAAGGTCATCCATTCAAGATTAGAAGGGACAAACATATAATAAAAGACATTTTCAATATGGGTATACCGTCATTAATAATGACTGTTATGAGTTTAGTTCAAGCAGTAGTAGTTTTTAACGCATTATCAAGATATGGAACAACATATGACCTTGCACTCTATGGTGCTATCTATAGGATATTCACTTTACTCATGACTCCTATATTTGGACTAATGAGAGCCTTGCAACCGGTTATTGGTATTAACTACGGTGCAAAGCAGAATATGCGTGTAATCAAGAGCTTCAAAATATTTGCTGTAGGAAGTACATTGATGATGTTGCCGTTCTGGCTGATAATCATGATTATTCCACAAGCACCATTAGGCTTAATGTTCCCTAATAGGATCTTTGATACAACCAGTTTGAATTATTTTAGAACGTTTATGATTCTATTACCGATTTTACCAATCATATTTATGGCTATGACCTTCTACCCAGCAATAAATAGAGGTAAGCCAGCAGCAGTTATAGGTATTGTTAGACAATTGATATTCTATGTGCCAGTAATGCTTATATTACCAAGATTCTACGGTATAGGATGGGTTTATTATGGATCAGTGTTAATTGATGTAATCATAACATTATGGGCATGTATGTTACTTGCTAAAGACTTTAGAGTTCTTAGGAAAGACATGAGATTAGCATATGAAACTTAA
- a CDS encoding glucose-6-phosphate isomerase, with protein MSKRFEQKDWQESMRLKLDFNNMMTSYVGENGISEEEIADLQAQIEKAEKAMVEKRANGGMDWRDLPYNQADIVKDINAYVESVKDDFDTFVVLGIGGSALGPIAVQQAINHPYYNELSKEKRGGYPKLYVMDNIDPEKLVSLFDIIDLDKTLFNVITKSGSTSETMSQFMIIKEMLEEKLGKEESKKHVVCTTDAKNGNLRPIADKEGYKSFIIPAGVGGRFSELTPVGLLPAAMCGIDIEEILAGAAYMDELCKTDNTFKNPASMYAILNYLAMRRGKNISVIMPYADTLKYIGDWYAQLWAESLGKKFDNDKNVVNVGQTPVRALGATDQHSQVQLYSEGPKDKVIVFVGVDKYKTTLDIPKIYGDIPSLGFLGGETHNKLIKTEQMATEYALLKSGQTNMTITLPEVNEFTLGQILYLFEVATGFAGELLDINAFDQPGVEEGKNATYAMFGRPGYDEKKAELDNRPAKNDKFII; from the coding sequence ATGTCCAAGAGATTTGAACAAAAAGACTGGCAAGAAAGCATGAGATTAAAATTAGATTTTAATAATATGATGACATCTTATGTTGGAGAGAACGGTATCAGCGAAGAAGAAATCGCTGATTTACAAGCACAAATTGAGAAAGCTGAAAAAGCAATGGTAGAAAAAAGAGCTAATGGTGGTATGGATTGGAGAGATTTACCATATAACCAAGCTGATATAGTTAAAGATATTAATGCATATGTTGAAAGCGTTAAAGATGACTTTGATACTTTTGTAGTACTTGGTATCGGTGGTTCAGCATTAGGACCAATCGCTGTACAACAAGCTATCAATCATCCATATTATAATGAACTGTCAAAAGAAAAAAGAGGCGGTTATCCTAAGTTGTATGTAATGGATAACATCGACCCTGAAAAGTTAGTATCACTATTTGATATTATAGATCTTGATAAAACTTTATTCAATGTTATAACAAAATCAGGAAGCACTTCTGAAACAATGTCCCAATTCATGATTATCAAAGAGATGTTAGAAGAGAAATTAGGCAAAGAAGAGTCTAAAAAACATGTTGTTTGTACAACAGATGCCAAAAACGGTAATCTTAGACCGATAGCTGATAAAGAAGGCTATAAGAGTTTCATTATCCCAGCAGGAGTTGGTGGAAGATTTTCAGAACTTACACCAGTTGGTTTATTACCAGCAGCTATGTGTGGTATAGATATTGAAGAAATATTGGCTGGAGCAGCTTATATGGACGAATTATGTAAAACTGATAATACATTCAAGAACCCAGCTTCAATGTATGCAATTCTTAACTACCTAGCTATGAGAAGAGGTAAGAATATATCAGTTATAATGCCTTATGCTGATACATTAAAATACATTGGTGACTGGTATGCACAGTTATGGGCAGAATCATTAGGTAAGAAATTTGATAATGATAAAAATGTTGTTAATGTAGGACAAACTCCAGTAAGAGCATTAGGAGCTACAGACCAGCATTCACAAGTTCAATTATACTCAGAAGGACCAAAAGATAAAGTTATAGTATTTGTTGGTGTTGATAAATACAAAACAACTTTAGATATTCCAAAGATCTATGGTGATATTCCTAGCCTTGGATTCTTAGGTGGAGAAACTCACAATAAATTAATTAAAACTGAGCAAATGGCAACTGAATACGCCTTGTTGAAATCAGGTCAAACAAATATGACTATTACTTTACCAGAAGTAAATGAATTCACACTTGGTCAAATCTTATACTTGTTTGAAGTAGCTACTGGATTTGCAGGTGAACTACTTGACATTAATGCTTTTGACCAACCAGGTGTAGAAGAAGGTAAAAATGCAACATATGCTATGTTTGGAAGACCAGGCTATGATGAAAAGAAAGCTGAACTTGATAATAGACCAGCTAAAAATGATAAATTCATCATCTAG